A genomic segment from Sulfitobacter mediterraneus encodes:
- the nthB gene encoding nitrile hydratase subunit beta, translating to MSRVHDMGGRYGDGTITPEPEDEVFHTDWHARALAVTLAAGSLGKWNIDVSRHARECLAPTDYARFSYYEKWISGLANLLVETGVVTREELSGQADPAPSPLADKKLTADQVAGVLAKGGPADRPSNTAPQFEVGDVVVTRKIAANTLVDGGHTRLPTYAAGARGRILRLHGTHVLPDSSAHRLGDAAEPLYAVVFPASELWSHPEHPHDEVVLDLWQSYLEPEA from the coding sequence ATGAGCCGGGTGCATGACATGGGCGGGCGGTATGGCGATGGCACGATTACGCCCGAGCCGGAAGACGAAGTGTTCCACACCGATTGGCATGCGCGGGCGTTGGCCGTGACGCTGGCTGCTGGATCGCTTGGCAAATGGAACATCGACGTTTCCCGCCACGCGCGGGAATGTCTGGCCCCGACGGACTATGCGCGGTTCTCTTACTATGAGAAATGGATTTCTGGCCTGGCCAACCTTCTGGTCGAAACCGGCGTTGTGACCCGCGAAGAGTTGTCCGGACAAGCCGATCCCGCGCCCAGCCCACTGGCCGACAAGAAACTGACCGCCGATCAGGTGGCGGGGGTTCTGGCCAAGGGCGGCCCTGCCGATCGGCCCAGCAACACCGCGCCGCAGTTCGAAGTGGGCGACGTGGTTGTCACACGCAAGATCGCCGCCAATACGCTGGTTGATGGCGGGCATACGCGCCTGCCGACCTATGCCGCTGGTGCGCGGGGCCGGATCCTTCGCCTGCATGGAACTCATGTGTTGCCGGACAGTTCGGCGCACCGGTTGGGAGATGCGGCAGAGCCGCTTTATGCTGTGGTGTTCCCCGCGTCCGAGCTGTGGTCGCACCCCGAGCATCCACACGATGAGGTGGTTCTGGACCTGTGGCAAAGCTATCTGGAGCCGGAGGCATGA
- the nthA gene encoding nitrile hydratase subunit alpha — translation MPHDHSHDDPHALLPSDPALRVKALETLLTRKGLIDLAALDEIIDTYENRIGPRNGARVVARAWLDPAFRAALLEDATKVVSDLGFYGRQGEHMVAVENTETQHNIVVCTLCSCYPWPLLGIPPGWYKSDAYRARVVREPRKVLADFGVTLPSETAVRVWDSTAEVRYLVIPQRPAGTEGMDEEALMTLISRDSMIGTALASAP, via the coding sequence ATGCCTCATGATCATTCTCACGACGACCCGCATGCGCTTTTGCCTTCTGATCCTGCCCTTCGGGTCAAGGCGTTGGAGACCCTTTTGACCCGCAAGGGATTGATTGATCTCGCCGCGCTGGATGAAATCATCGACACTTATGAAAACCGCATTGGCCCGCGCAATGGTGCCCGCGTGGTGGCCCGTGCCTGGCTTGATCCGGCGTTCCGTGCGGCCCTGCTGGAAGATGCGACAAAGGTGGTTTCGGATCTCGGGTTTTACGGGCGGCAGGGCGAACACATGGTCGCGGTGGAAAACACCGAGACCCAGCATAACATTGTCGTTTGCACCCTGTGCAGTTGCTATCCCTGGCCGCTTTTGGGTATTCCGCCGGGGTGGTACAAATCAGATGCCTACCGCGCCCGCGTTGTGCGCGAGCCGCGCAAGGTTTTGGCTGATTTTGGCGTGACCTTGCCCAGCGAGACCGCGGTGCGCGTCTGGGATTCCACCGCCGAGGTCCGTTATCTGGTGATCCCGCAAAGGCCCGCAGGCACAGAGGGCATGGACGAAGAGGCGCTGATGACCCTGATCAGCCGAGACAGCATGATCGGCACAGCATTGGCGAGTGCCCCATGA